The following are from one region of the Hyla sarda isolate aHylSar1 chromosome 6, aHylSar1.hap1, whole genome shotgun sequence genome:
- the ST13 gene encoding hsc70-interacting protein isoform X1, which yields MDPRKVQELREFVRLCQSNPAVLHRSELGFFAEWLLSMGASIPSPPPEESPPEPSKEEPVKDNNVPPEKPESEESDLEIDNEGVVAADEDAPQEMGNDELEVTEEMMDQANDKKMEAITALGNGELQNAIDLFTEAIKLNPQLAILYAKRASVYVKLEKPNAAIRDCDKAIAINPDSAQPYKWRGKAHRLLGHWEDAAHDLAMACKLDYDEEASAMLKEVQPRAQKIIEHKRKYERKRQEKEINDRKERLRKAKEEHERAQREEEARHDAGAQFGGFPGGFPGGMPGMAGGFPGGMPGMAGGFPGGIPGMAGGFPGGMAGMPGVSEILSDPEVLTAMQDPELMAAFQDVAQNPANISKYQNNPKMMNLIGKLSSKFGGGV from the exons cATGGGGGCATCTATTCCATCTCCACCTCCTGAAGAATCTCCTCCAGAGCCCAGTAAG GAAGAACCCGTGAAGGATAACAATGTCCCACCTGAAAAGCCAGAGAGTGAAGAAAGTGACCTGG AAATTGACAATGAAGGAGTGGTTGCTGCAGATGAAGATGCCCCTCAAGAAATGGGAAATGATGAATTGGAG gtTACTGAAGAAATGATGGACCAGGCAAATGATAAGAAAATGGAGGCAATTACAGCATTGGGAAATG GTGAACTCCAGAATGCCATTGATTTATTTACAGAAGCTATTAAACTTAACCCACAGCTTGCTATTTTATATGCAAAGCGAGCAAG tgttTATGTGAAGCTAGAAAAGCCAAACGCAGCAATCCGTGACTGTGATAAAGCCATTGCCATCAACCCTGATTCAGCTCAGCCATACAAGTGGAGAGGAAAAGCACacag GCTTCTGGGACACTGGGAAGATGCTGCACATGACTTGGCAATGGCCTGCAAACTGGATTATGATGAAGAAGCAAGCGCGATGCTTAAAGAAGTCCAACCACGT GCTCAGAAAATTATAGAACACAAACGAAAATATGAACGTAAGCGCCAAGAAAAAGAAATTAATGACCGCAAGGAGCGACTGAGAAAAGCCAAAGAAGAACATGAAAGGGCGCAGAGG GAAGAAGAGGCAAGGCATGATGCTGGAGCACAGTTTGGAGGTTTCCCAG GAGGATTCCCTGGTGGAATGCCTGGAATGGCTGGAGGATTCCCTGGTGGTATGCCCGGAATGGCTGGAGGATTCCCTGGTGGTATTCCCGGTATGGCTGGAGGATTCCCTGGTGGCATGGCTGGAATGCCAGGAGTAAGCGAAATCCTTTCTGACCCAGAGGTCTTGACTGCTATGCAG GATCCCGAGCTGATGGCTGCATTTCAAGATGTAGCTCAAAACCCAGCCAACATATCAAAATATCAGAACAACCCAAAAATGATGAATCTCATAGGCAAACTGTCTAGTAAATTTGGAGGCGGTGTGTAG
- the ST13 gene encoding hsc70-interacting protein isoform X2, translating into MDPRKVQELREFVRLCQSNPAVLHRSELGFFAEWLLSMGASIPSPPPEESPPEPSKEEPVKDNNVPPEKPESEESDLEIDNEGVVAADEDAPQEMGNDELEVTEEMMDQANDKKMEAITALGNGELQNAIDLFTEAIKLNPQLAILYAKRASVYVKLEKPNAAIRDCDKAIAINPDSAQPYKWRGKAHRLLGHWEDAAHDLAMACKLDYDEEASAMLKEVQPRAQKIIEHKRKYERKRQEKEINDRKERLRKAKEEHERAQREEEARHDAGAQFGGFPGGFPGGMPGMAGGFPGGIPGMAGGFPGGMAGMPGVSEILSDPEVLTAMQDPELMAAFQDVAQNPANISKYQNNPKMMNLIGKLSSKFGGGV; encoded by the exons cATGGGGGCATCTATTCCATCTCCACCTCCTGAAGAATCTCCTCCAGAGCCCAGTAAG GAAGAACCCGTGAAGGATAACAATGTCCCACCTGAAAAGCCAGAGAGTGAAGAAAGTGACCTGG AAATTGACAATGAAGGAGTGGTTGCTGCAGATGAAGATGCCCCTCAAGAAATGGGAAATGATGAATTGGAG gtTACTGAAGAAATGATGGACCAGGCAAATGATAAGAAAATGGAGGCAATTACAGCATTGGGAAATG GTGAACTCCAGAATGCCATTGATTTATTTACAGAAGCTATTAAACTTAACCCACAGCTTGCTATTTTATATGCAAAGCGAGCAAG tgttTATGTGAAGCTAGAAAAGCCAAACGCAGCAATCCGTGACTGTGATAAAGCCATTGCCATCAACCCTGATTCAGCTCAGCCATACAAGTGGAGAGGAAAAGCACacag GCTTCTGGGACACTGGGAAGATGCTGCACATGACTTGGCAATGGCCTGCAAACTGGATTATGATGAAGAAGCAAGCGCGATGCTTAAAGAAGTCCAACCACGT GCTCAGAAAATTATAGAACACAAACGAAAATATGAACGTAAGCGCCAAGAAAAAGAAATTAATGACCGCAAGGAGCGACTGAGAAAAGCCAAAGAAGAACATGAAAGGGCGCAGAGG GAAGAAGAGGCAAGGCATGATGCTGGAGCACAGTTTGGAGGTTTCCCAGG AGGATTCCCTGGTGGTATGCCCGGAATGGCTGGAGGATTCCCTGGTGGTATTCCCGGTATGGCTGGAGGATTCCCTGGTGGCATGGCTGGAATGCCAGGAGTAAGCGAAATCCTTTCTGACCCAGAGGTCTTGACTGCTATGCAG GATCCCGAGCTGATGGCTGCATTTCAAGATGTAGCTCAAAACCCAGCCAACATATCAAAATATCAGAACAACCCAAAAATGATGAATCTCATAGGCAAACTGTCTAGTAAATTTGGAGGCGGTGTGTAG